One Mycolicibacterium parafortuitum DNA segment encodes these proteins:
- a CDS encoding ATP-binding protein codes for MGDKCVPEELRTLFLFESLTDEQLDTLCANGHIATFEPGPICTEGDPATCFYVMLDGELVMSKRSGGVDLETNRTSQRGVYCGAWSAYVPGEDKTYQASVRVTRPSRFFVLDAAAFAQFMQTEFPMAVHLLEGHMVGGMRQRQIIDTREKLLALGQLSAGLTHQLNNPAGATARAVADLREGVGKMRHKLAMLADGKFTPEALRVLVSIQDEVAEQVAKSKTQDLTALETADREDQIGDWLESHGISAAWDYAPSFVEAGLDVDWLERVEASIDDVDCSATLPGAIGWLKYTIDNELLMNQIAEASKRISALLAGAKQYSQMDRAEYQKVNVHELLFSTVKTIFGDKLGRDKVDLVWDKDKTLPELLCYPGDLNQVWTNLIDNAIQAMNGVGTLTIRTMRENEDMIRVEICDDGPGIPEDIQDRIFTPFFTTKPVGEGTGLGLDLAWRIVVEKHKGNLTVQSRPGDTRFVVCLPLAAPAPEVATND; via the coding sequence CACGCTGTGCGCCAACGGGCACATCGCGACGTTCGAGCCGGGGCCCATCTGTACCGAAGGGGACCCGGCCACCTGCTTCTATGTGATGCTCGACGGCGAGTTGGTGATGTCGAAACGCTCCGGCGGCGTCGACCTGGAAACCAACCGGACGTCGCAGCGCGGCGTGTACTGCGGGGCCTGGTCGGCGTATGTGCCCGGTGAGGACAAGACCTACCAGGCGTCGGTGCGGGTGACCCGGCCGTCCCGGTTCTTCGTGCTGGACGCCGCGGCGTTCGCGCAGTTCATGCAGACCGAGTTCCCGATGGCGGTGCACCTGCTGGAGGGCCACATGGTCGGCGGTATGCGGCAGCGCCAGATCATCGACACCCGGGAGAAGCTGCTCGCCCTCGGCCAACTGTCGGCGGGGCTGACCCACCAGCTCAACAACCCCGCCGGGGCGACCGCCCGCGCTGTCGCCGACCTGCGCGAGGGTGTCGGCAAGATGCGGCACAAACTGGCGATGCTCGCCGACGGGAAGTTCACCCCGGAGGCGTTGCGGGTGCTGGTGAGCATCCAGGACGAGGTCGCCGAGCAGGTGGCCAAATCGAAGACCCAGGACCTGACCGCGCTGGAGACCGCCGACCGGGAGGACCAGATCGGCGACTGGCTGGAATCGCACGGGATCTCGGCGGCGTGGGACTACGCGCCGTCGTTCGTGGAGGCCGGTCTCGACGTGGACTGGCTCGAACGTGTCGAGGCGTCCATCGACGACGTGGACTGCTCGGCGACGCTGCCCGGCGCGATCGGCTGGCTGAAGTACACCATCGACAACGAGTTGCTGATGAACCAGATCGCCGAGGCCAGCAAGCGCATCTCGGCGCTGCTGGCCGGCGCCAAGCAGTACTCGCAGATGGACCGCGCCGAATACCAGAAGGTCAACGTCCACGAGTTGTTGTTCAGCACCGTCAAGACGATCTTCGGCGACAAACTCGGCAGGGACAAGGTCGACCTGGTCTGGGACAAGGACAAGACTCTGCCCGAATTGCTCTGTTACCCAGGCGATCTCAACCAGGTATGGACCAACCTCATCGACAACGCGATCCAGGCGATGAACGGTGTGGGCACGTTGACCATCCGCACCATGAGGGAGAACGAGGACATGATCCGGGTGGAGATCTGCGACGACGGGCCCGGCATCCCCGAGGACATCCAGGACCGCATCTTCACGCCGTTCTTCACCACCAAGCCCGTCGGCGAGGGCACCGGGCTGGGACTGGACCTCGCCTGGCGCATCGTCGTCGAGAAGCACAAGGGCAACCTGACGGTGCAGTCCCGGCCCGGCGACACGCGCTTCGTGGTGTGCCTGCCGCTGGCCGCGCCGGCGCCGGAAGTCGCCACC